One part of the Nostoc sp. PCC 7120 = FACHB-418 genome encodes these proteins:
- a CDS encoding TIGR04282 family arsenosugar biosynthesis glycosyltransferase, whose product MLKSSETLQQHLIIFTRYPEPGKTKTRLIPALGTIGAAKLQRQMTEYALFQVKELQKLINISLEIRFAGGDLQLMQDWLGAELVYHSQGDGDLGSRMARSLYDSFQGQAKQVVIIGTDCPGLNSHILAQAFEQIYTVDLVLGPAIDGGYYLIALRRFIPELFANIDWGTSQVLHQTVDIAHQLNLSSYHLPPLADVDRPDDLPIWQRIWETEVKMR is encoded by the coding sequence GTGCTGAAATCATCAGAAACTTTACAACAGCACTTAATTATTTTCACGCGCTATCCAGAACCAGGGAAAACAAAAACCAGATTGATACCTGCTTTGGGTACTATTGGTGCTGCCAAGCTGCAACGGCAAATGACTGAATACGCTTTATTTCAGGTTAAGGAACTGCAAAAGTTAATTAATATATCTTTAGAAATTCGGTTTGCGGGGGGAGACCTGCAACTTATGCAAGATTGGCTTGGCGCTGAATTGGTTTACCATTCTCAAGGTGATGGAGATTTGGGTTCGCGGATGGCGCGATCGCTGTATGATTCCTTTCAAGGTCAGGCAAAGCAAGTTGTAATTATCGGTACCGACTGTCCTGGATTAAATTCTCATATTCTTGCTCAAGCTTTCGAACAAATTTATACAGTTGACTTAGTACTTGGTCCAGCCATTGATGGTGGTTACTACTTAATTGCTTTACGTCGCTTCATCCCTGAATTATTTGCCAACATCGACTGGGGGACTTCGCAAGTATTACACCAAACTGTGGATATTGCTCATCAACTCAACCTCTCATCCTATCACTTACCACCATTGGCTGATGTTGATAGACCAGATGATTTACCCATTTGGCAACGAATTTGGGAAACAGAAGTTAAGATGAGGTAG
- a CDS encoding pilus assembly FimT family protein has protein sequence MLLLSLFDNKNGLNCQNERGFTLPEILAVILMVGILAALALPYWLTFVDTQRLNKAQYEVHNAIRQAQSQASKEKLTWQASFREQNGIVQWAVHPASVSPTNANWNNLDSRVRLDGESTLQQSNNVRRIQFDYRGSVKQPPLGRITLSSKSRGMIKRCVYVSTILGAMRTAKERNRANSGGDYCY, from the coding sequence GTGCTTTTACTATCTCTATTTGATAATAAAAATGGCTTAAATTGCCAAAATGAACGGGGTTTTACACTTCCAGAGATATTGGCAGTTATTCTCATGGTTGGGATATTAGCAGCTTTAGCATTACCTTACTGGTTAACTTTTGTAGATACTCAACGCCTCAACAAAGCTCAATACGAAGTTCACAATGCCATACGACAAGCCCAAAGCCAAGCTAGTAAGGAAAAATTGACGTGGCAAGCTAGTTTCCGCGAACAAAATGGTATAGTTCAATGGGCAGTTCATCCTGCTAGTGTCAGCCCTACGAATGCTAATTGGAATAATCTAGATTCTCGTGTGCGTTTAGATGGAGAAAGCACTTTACAGCAATCAAACAATGTGAGGCGAATTCAATTTGATTATCGAGGAAGTGTTAAACAACCACCTCTAGGCAGGATTACTTTATCAAGTAAGTCTAGAGGCATGATTAAGCGTTGTGTCTATGTTTCGACAATTTTGGGAGCAATGCGTACAGCTAAAGAGCGTAATAGGGCTAATAGCGGCGGTGATTATTGCTATTAA
- a CDS encoding glycosyltransferase, with product MTESNFDLPIISVIIPAYNCEKTIKKTIDSVLDQSFTDFELIVINDGSQDATLDIVSQIEDSRIKIFSFENAGGNVSRNRGLNLAVGKFISFLDADDIWTPNKLESQLEALHNNPGFHVAYSWTDYIDEDGNFLISGRRVTLNGDVYKKLFINNFLENGSNPLICKEALIALGGFDESLKAAQDWDMWLRLANKYSFVAVPYVQILYRVSSNSLSSNLVRQEKACKQVLEKAYQARPAIGNHILHLSIANLYKYLACKALQKPYSRSKGLAAVKFIWQYFLYDSSRMRRINSTLKLLFKALIIIILPAGLSTELLAKMRTKSLNPQLSAISGS from the coding sequence ATGACTGAATCCAATTTTGATTTACCAATAATTTCTGTAATTATCCCAGCTTATAATTGTGAAAAAACTATCAAAAAAACAATTGATTCGGTTTTAGATCAATCTTTTACTGATTTTGAATTAATTGTCATTAATGATGGTTCACAAGATGCAACATTAGACATTGTTTCTCAAATTGAAGATTCGAGGATTAAGATATTTTCCTTTGAAAATGCTGGAGGAAATGTTAGCCGGAATCGGGGTTTAAATCTTGCAGTGGGAAAATTCATCAGTTTCCTAGATGCAGATGATATTTGGACACCTAATAAACTAGAGTCACAATTAGAGGCTTTACATAACAATCCTGGTTTTCATGTTGCATATAGCTGGACTGATTATATTGATGAAGATGGTAATTTTTTAATTTCTGGTAGACGTGTAACACTTAATGGAGATGTCTATAAAAAGTTGTTTATCAACAATTTTTTAGAAAATGGCTCTAATCCTTTAATTTGCAAAGAAGCTTTAATTGCATTGGGAGGATTTGATGAATCACTAAAGGCCGCTCAAGATTGGGATATGTGGCTAAGATTAGCTAATAAATATTCTTTTGTGGCTGTTCCTTATGTCCAAATATTATATCGGGTTAGTAGTAATTCTCTATCTTCTAATCTGGTGAGACAGGAAAAAGCTTGTAAGCAAGTACTAGAAAAAGCTTATCAAGCAAGACCTGCGATTGGTAATCATATTTTGCATTTGAGTATAGCTAATCTTTACAAATATTTAGCTTGTAAAGCCCTGCAAAAGCCTTACAGTCGAAGTAAAGGTCTAGCTGCTGTTAAATTTATTTGGCAATATTTTCTGTATGATTCTTCTAGAATGAGGCGGATAAATTCTACATTAAAACTTTTATTTAAAGCTCTGATAATTATTATATTACCTGCTGGTTTATCTACAGAATTACTAGCAAAAATGAGGACAAAATCTCTCAATCCACAGTTATCAGCAATTTCTGGCAGTTAA
- the hpsE gene encoding hormogonium polysaccharide biosynthesis glycosyltransferase HpsE, which translates to MQQELQEIIETVDFTVAIPTWNGAERLPQVLDRLLAQTGTENLRWEVIVIDNNSSDRTPEVVSDYQKKFTQCQLKYFLETQQGLAYGRLRAIKESQGKFVAFLDDDNLAAPDWVLQSYNFGEEHPRAGAWSGQIHGDFEVTPPDNFSQIQAFLAIREHGQKAYIFDAENLKLPPGAALVIRKQAWRESVPQQLVFKGRIGKLMIGGEDTEVLLYIYKAGWEIWYNPKMEIYHKIPHGRLETSYLVNVARGCGLCIFQLRLINAKKGELSIILLRTILGNIRRLFHHIMKYKNNLKGDIVALVEFNFYLGSLLSPIYSLMFYFNNLTNEDISLNND; encoded by the coding sequence ATGCAACAAGAACTACAAGAGATAATTGAAACGGTTGATTTTACCGTAGCTATTCCCACATGGAATGGTGCAGAACGTTTACCCCAAGTTTTAGACAGATTATTGGCGCAAACAGGTACAGAAAACCTACGTTGGGAAGTCATCGTTATTGATAATAATAGCAGCGATCGCACACCCGAAGTAGTAAGTGATTACCAAAAAAAATTTACTCAATGTCAGTTGAAATATTTTCTAGAAACACAACAGGGATTAGCCTATGGAAGACTCAGAGCAATCAAGGAATCCCAAGGTAAATTTGTTGCTTTTTTAGATGATGATAACTTAGCTGCGCCTGATTGGGTTTTACAATCTTATAATTTTGGCGAAGAACATCCCCGCGCCGGTGCATGGAGTGGTCAAATACATGGTGATTTTGAAGTTACACCACCAGATAATTTTTCCCAAATTCAGGCTTTTTTAGCTATTAGAGAACATGGTCAAAAAGCTTATATCTTTGATGCTGAAAATTTAAAACTACCCCCTGGTGCTGCTCTTGTTATCCGTAAACAAGCTTGGCGAGAAAGCGTACCGCAACAGTTAGTTTTTAAAGGGAGAATTGGAAAATTAATGATTGGTGGAGAAGATACAGAGGTTCTCTTATATATATATAAAGCTGGTTGGGAAATTTGGTATAACCCCAAAATGGAAATCTATCATAAAATACCCCACGGACGACTTGAAACAAGTTACTTAGTTAATGTCGCTCGTGGTTGTGGTTTATGTATTTTTCAACTCAGACTAATTAATGCTAAAAAAGGTGAATTGTCGATAATTTTGCTGAGAACAATTTTAGGCAATATTCGCAGACTATTTCACCACATAATGAAGTACAAAAATAATCTCAAGGGAGATATAGTCGCACTTGTAGAGTTCAATTTTTATTTGGGTAGTCTTTTGAGTCCTATATACTCACTCATGTTTTATTTCAATAATTTAACCAATGAAGATATAAGTTTAAACAATGACTGA
- the hpsE gene encoding hormogonium polysaccharide biosynthesis glycosyltransferase HpsE, giving the protein MTANLDLTIAIPTYNGANRLPELLERLRNQINTENISWEIIVVDNNSTDNTAQVVQQYQENWHCSYPLKYYFEAKQGAAYARKKGVEVASGKLIGFLDDDNYPIPTWVAAACAFAQKYPKAGAYGSQIHPDWEVEPPENFKSIIPFLAITERGNKPLFYEPRKKLLPPSAGLVVRREAWLESVPEQPILTGRVAGNMLTGEDLEMLCYLQKSGWEVWYNPEMEIYHRIPSSRLKKEYLIPFFRGIGLSRYVTRTTNVQGYYKPFVLVAYMINDTRKIILQLLKYGTKIKTDLVIACETELFFSSLISPFYLWKNGYLTKSGK; this is encoded by the coding sequence ATGACTGCAAATCTTGATTTAACTATAGCTATACCGACTTACAATGGTGCGAATCGTTTGCCAGAATTATTAGAACGGCTGCGAAACCAAATTAACACCGAAAATATTTCCTGGGAAATTATTGTTGTCGATAACAACAGCACTGACAATACAGCCCAAGTTGTACAGCAGTACCAAGAAAATTGGCATTGCTCCTATCCTTTAAAATACTACTTTGAAGCTAAACAAGGTGCAGCCTATGCCAGAAAAAAAGGTGTAGAAGTTGCTTCAGGTAAATTAATCGGTTTTTTAGATGACGATAACTACCCCATCCCAACTTGGGTAGCAGCCGCTTGTGCTTTTGCTCAAAAGTACCCCAAAGCAGGGGCTTATGGTAGCCAAATACACCCGGATTGGGAGGTAGAACCACCAGAAAACTTTAAGAGTATTATTCCTTTTTTAGCAATTACAGAACGCGGTAATAAACCTCTATTTTACGAGCCGAGAAAAAAACTTCTTCCCCCCTCTGCTGGACTGGTTGTCCGCCGGGAAGCATGGTTAGAGAGTGTACCAGAACAGCCAATTTTAACTGGTAGAGTTGCAGGTAATATGCTGACTGGGGAAGATTTAGAAATGCTGTGTTACCTGCAAAAATCGGGTTGGGAAGTTTGGTATAACCCAGAGATGGAAATATATCATAGAATACCAAGCTCTAGATTAAAAAAAGAATATTTAATTCCCTTCTTTAGAGGGATTGGTTTGAGTCGGTATGTTACCAGGACAACAAATGTTCAAGGATATTACAAACCATTTGTCCTTGTTGCATACATGATAAATGATACCAGAAAGATTATTTTACAACTACTTAAGTACGGAACCAAGATAAAAACTGATTTAGTCATAGCTTGTGAAACAGAACTGTTTTTCAGTAGCCTAATTAGTCCTTTCTATCTGTGGAAAAATGGGTACTTAACTAAAAGTGGTAAGTAA
- a CDS encoding pilus assembly FimT family protein encodes MKKTRLHPFNIDRKNSIIKSLCLPNRQFGIYTQSDSGFSLVELIAVVMMVGILAAIALPGWSAFVNRQRVNKANDAVLASIQEAQRQAKRQKLKYSVSFKVESQIPKIVIHPDSEAASTIVDTPSKKRWQVLGEDLDIRSTGQIKLLTNLTSKNKVSTAVNASSTYLNTPQTITFDYIGSLTGLEFDPPAPTGSTAIPHIKIVVANNNVKRCVILKTILGATMTEKDNNCN; translated from the coding sequence ATGAAGAAAACACGTTTACATCCGTTCAATATCGACAGGAAAAATAGCATAATCAAATCTTTATGTCTGCCTAATCGCCAGTTTGGAATATACACTCAATCAGATTCCGGCTTTAGTTTAGTAGAATTGATTGCAGTAGTGATGATGGTAGGTATATTAGCAGCGATCGCTCTTCCTGGCTGGTCTGCTTTCGTTAATCGTCAAAGAGTCAACAAAGCTAACGATGCTGTTTTAGCATCCATACAAGAAGCACAGCGACAAGCTAAACGACAAAAACTAAAATATAGTGTCAGTTTTAAAGTTGAAAGCCAAATTCCTAAGATTGTTATTCATCCTGATTCTGAAGCCGCATCTACTATTGTTGACACCCCATCTAAAAAACGCTGGCAAGTTCTAGGTGAAGATTTAGACATCCGCTCTACTGGACAAATCAAACTCTTGACCAATCTCACGAGCAAAAACAAAGTTAGTACTGCTGTCAATGCAAGTTCCACTTATTTAAACACACCACAAACAATTACTTTCGACTACATAGGTAGTCTAACAGGTCTAGAATTTGATCCGCCAGCACCAACTGGCTCCACTGCAATACCACATATCAAAATTGTTGTAGCAAATAATAACGTTAAGCGTTGCGTTATCTTAAAAACGATTCTGGGTGCAACAATGACCGAGAAAGATAACAATTGTAATTAA
- the hpsC gene encoding hormogonium polysaccharide secretion pseudopilin HpsC: MMRALKFLLQNQLKRSKLIEEVGGFSLIELLVAMILAVLVITPLMGFMISVMNADRQEQAKVSSEQEIQAAVDYIARDLQQAIYIYDSAGIDAIRNELPSSTSTDRVPVLVFWKRELIEDIITVTAGEKDDTYVYSLVAYYLIKDSNTNWSNAARIARWQIRDGVLTTASSGVTCDGYTGKYISNDYCPSKGFALFSLDGAGTIHEKMNAWKRLSQYTTKDTNGADVVNNVTPGAPVVLVDYIDQTIPNSPLIIPPSKITCPTGSTLVAPDTTNFNTRDTFKMTSFYACVDRVNTTAQVFLRGNAIARLQSNNLNYADNKRAYFPNASIRVQGRGYLFTQ; this comes from the coding sequence ATGATGAGGGCATTAAAATTCCTGCTTCAAAACCAGTTGAAACGCTCCAAGCTCATAGAGGAAGTTGGTGGTTTTTCCTTGATTGAATTATTGGTAGCTATGATTTTGGCAGTATTGGTAATTACACCATTAATGGGCTTCATGATCAGCGTCATGAATGCAGACCGACAAGAACAGGCAAAGGTAAGCTCAGAACAAGAAATTCAAGCAGCAGTAGATTACATTGCCCGCGATTTGCAACAAGCTATCTATATCTACGATAGCGCTGGTATTGATGCTATTAGAAATGAATTACCTAGTTCAACCTCAACAGATAGAGTTCCTGTCCTAGTTTTTTGGAAAAGAGAACTAATTGAAGACATCATTACAGTTACAGCCGGTGAAAAAGATGATACTTATGTGTATTCATTGGTTGCTTACTATTTAATCAAAGACAGCAATACTAACTGGTCTAATGCTGCTCGTATTGCTAGGTGGCAGATTAGGGATGGTGTGCTGACAACGGCTAGTAGTGGTGTAACTTGCGATGGATATACAGGCAAATATATCAGTAATGATTATTGCCCAAGTAAAGGTTTTGCACTATTCAGCCTTGATGGCGCAGGTACTATCCATGAAAAGATGAACGCCTGGAAAAGACTCAGCCAATACACTACTAAAGATACTAATGGAGCAGATGTAGTGAATAATGTCACTCCCGGAGCGCCTGTAGTTTTAGTTGATTATATTGACCAGACAATACCAAACTCACCACTAATCATACCACCATCAAAGATTACCTGTCCTACTGGCTCAACGTTGGTAGCTCCAGATACAACTAATTTTAATACCCGCGATACGTTTAAAATGACGAGTTTTTATGCCTGTGTTGACAGAGTTAACACTACGGCACAGGTATTTTTGAGAGGTAATGCGATCGCCCGCCTACAAAGCAATAACCTCAATTATGCCGATAACAAAAGAGCTTATTTTCCAAATGCAAGTATACGAGTACAAGGACGTGGATATTTATTTACTCAGTAA
- the hpsB gene encoding hormogonium polysaccharide secretion pseudopilin HpsB — protein MIKLKKQQQKTSCSDSGFTIIESLVAIIVVAILLTAIAPVLVMSTATRVQARRVELATQAAKSFIDGVRTGAIAAPSQTIEVAASSTSDPRRIADVAGTPPITGRPEDYLVNDLTKMALPSSASGLYCFTRSGNITTTDCTNKPFEYYIQAARITVPGSSANDGYRLAIRVYRADVDFTKTRTASTGQSNKKTQNSFTGNLGDRQAPLLEMTTDISSTSTSFRALCQRLGVATNTACN, from the coding sequence ATGATCAAACTTAAAAAACAGCAACAAAAAACTTCTTGTAGTGATTCCGGTTTTACCATCATTGAGTCTTTGGTAGCAATCATCGTAGTAGCAATTTTGCTAACAGCGATCGCACCTGTACTAGTGATGTCAACAGCTACCCGTGTTCAGGCAAGACGTGTGGAACTAGCAACACAAGCTGCCAAATCCTTCATTGATGGTGTGAGAACTGGAGCGATCGCCGCACCAAGCCAAACCATTGAAGTTGCTGCTTCCAGCACATCTGATCCCAGACGGATTGCCGATGTTGCCGGTACACCACCGATCACGGGGAGACCAGAAGATTATTTAGTTAACGATTTAACTAAAATGGCACTCCCTTCATCGGCAAGTGGCTTGTACTGCTTTACAAGATCCGGCAATATCACCACAACAGATTGTACGAACAAACCATTTGAATATTACATTCAGGCTGCCCGAATTACTGTTCCAGGAAGTTCAGCCAATGATGGCTATCGCTTGGCCATTCGAGTTTATAGGGCAGATGTTGATTTTACGAAAACTCGAACTGCTAGTACTGGTCAATCTAATAAGAAAACACAAAATTCATTTACTGGTAACTTAGGCGATCGGCAAGCACCACTACTCGAAATGACAACCGACATTTCTAGCACTAGTACTTCCTTTAGGGCTTTATGTCAGCGTCTTGGAGTGGCGACGAATACAGCCTGTAATTAA